A window of the Enoplosus armatus isolate fEnoArm2 chromosome 5, fEnoArm2.hap1, whole genome shotgun sequence genome harbors these coding sequences:
- the LOC139285165 gene encoding von Willebrand factor A domain-containing protein 5A-like, giving the protein MMVNCCGLLTANKEPVPLKSVEVELEVRDHVATVVSTLNYENKEDKPLEAVFVFPLPGDAAVCHFSAKIGQTQIVAEVKEKQKAREEYDDALSSGQQAFLLEESDQSPDVFSLSVGSLPPGESASIRLEYVTELAVQADDGLRFCLPAVLNPRYQPQGSGGSGGASVQVTSVPASLVPYSLSFSARVSSPRPISKVESNCSLDPLQYLDTEQTQATVKLAAGHKFDRDVELLIYYKDAHQPTAVVEAGQASAKTGTLMGDPAVMLSLYPEFPQAVMSSVASCGEFVFLMDQSGSMRSRINNSESLQTRIGSARDTLLLLLKSLPVGCYFNIFSFGSSYEHIFPKSVEYSQKTMEEALKKVEEMDANLGGTEILKPLKHIYSQPCIPSQPRQLFVFTDGEVGNTKEVINLVKKNSGSHRCFSFGIGEGASSALINGLAKEGGGHAQFIAGSDRMQPKVMQSLRFALQPAVVDISVTWDLPKGVSVTVLSPPITALFQGQRSLVYAQLTGQSSEAAEGCVTVKYSLAGHPSQNQLRFSLKPAQDSGLTVHRLAARTQIRSLEMEEREHGGEQDGGVKKKVVELSVQSGVSSAFTAFIAVNKGDGEAVQGPLVRRNVPTPMLQCYGFQPVMMKCSRALHMKKACKSKTKSGSKPGLFSNMNMRMNMRMGARIPQSLQTGGAADYLSLSSCDAGSMEMSRHSARMLDESRSLKQPPTDPLLQLVSLQKACGCWGLDPALATALGKTSEEVEKTKPASVSQEVWATILALIWLHGFKMDAQEEWELLAMKAVSWLRAQNAPCVTECVEAGNALLGCNVQKDALGL; this is encoded by the exons ATGATGGTGAACTGCTGTGGTCTGCTCACTGCCAATAAGGAACCAG ttCCTCTGAAGAGcgtggaggtggagctggaggtgagGGACCACGTAGCTACAGTGGTCTCCACTCTGAACTATGAGAACAAGGAGGACAAACCACTAGAGGCTGTCTTTGTCTTCCCTCTGCCTGGagatgctgctgtctgtcatttCAGCGCTAAGATTGGACAGACGCAGATTGTAGCCGAGGTGAAGGAGAAACAGAAG GCTCGTGAGGAGTATGATGATGCTCTGAGCTCCGGCCAGCAGGCCTTCCTATTGGAGGAGAGCGATCAGAGTCCAGATGTATTCTCTCTGAGTGTGGGCAGTCTGCCTCCAGGAGAGAGCGCCTCCATCAGGCTGGAGTACGTCACTGAGCTGGCTGTGCAGGCTGATGACGGGCTGAGgttttgtctgcctgctgtgcTCAACCCTCGCTACCAACCTCAGG GAAGTGGAGGTAGCGGAGGTGCCAGTGTTCAGGTGACCTCTGTTCCAGCCTCTCTGGTGCCCTacagtctgtctttctctgcccGAGTGTCCTCTCCTCGTCCAATCTCTAAAGTAGAGTCCAACTGCTCCCTGGACCCTCTGCAGTACCTGGACACAGAGCAAACCCAGGCCACG GTCAAGTTGGCTGCAGGACACAAGTTTGACAGAGATGTTGAGCTGCTGATTTATTACAAAGATGCCCACCAGCCCACTGCTGTGGTGGAGGCCGGACAGGCCTCTGCCAAGACTG gcACTCTGATGGGTGATCCAGCAGTGATGCTGAGCCTGTACCCGGAGTTCCCCCAGGCTGTGATGTCTTCAGTCGCCTCATGTGGAGAGTTTGTGTTCTTAATGGATCAATCTGGCAGTATGCGTTCACGTATAAACAACAGCGAGAGTCTTCAGACTCGCATTGGCAGTGCCAGG GATACTCTGCTGCTCCTGTTGAAGAGCTTACCAGTGGGCTGCTATTTCAACATCTTCAGTTTTGGGTCCAGCTATGAGCACATCTTCCC TAAGAGTGTGGAGTACAGCCAGAAGACCATGGAAGAGGCTCTGAAGAAAGTTGAGGAGATGGATGCTAATCTGGGAGGAACAGAGATCCTGAAGCCcctcaaacacatttacagccAGCCCTGCATTCCCAGTCAACCTAGAcaa CTGTTCGTCTTCACTGACGGAGAGGTGGGGAACACCAAAGAAGTCATCAATCTGGTGAAGAAGAATTCAGGTTCCCACCG GTGTTTCTCTTTTGGGATTGGGGAAGGGGCCAGCTCTGCTCTTATCAATGGGTTGGccaaggagggaggaggtcacGCTCAGTTCATCGCAGGGAGTGACAGGATGCAACCCAAA GTGATGCAGTCGCTGAGATTTGCTCTGCAGCCAGCTGTGGTGGACATCTCAGTCACGTGGGATTTGCCAAAGGGAgtctctgtcactgtcctctctccacCAATCACAGCACTTTTCCAGGGTCAAAGGTCGCTGGTTTATGCCCAGCTCACTGGACAG AgttcagaggcagcagagggcTGTGTGACGGTGAAGTACAGTCTGGCCGGTCATCCCTCTCAGAACCAGCTCCGCTTCAGTCTCAAACCTGCACAGGACTCGGG ATTAACAGTCCACAGGTTGGCTGCTCGGACTCAGATTCGCTCcctggagatggaggagagagaacatGGAGGAGAGCAAGATGGAGGAGTGAAGAAGAAAGTGGTGGAGCTCAGTGTCCAATCAGGAGTGAGCAGTGCCTTCACTGCCTTCATTGCTGTCAACAAAGGCGACGGCGAGGCGGTTCAAGGACCTCTGGTGCGCAGAAATGTTCCAACACCCA TGCTGCAGTGCTATGGTTTTCAGCCTGTGATGATGAAGTGCAGTCGTGCTCTACACATGAAGAAAG CTTGCAAATCAAAGACTAAGTCTGGCAGCAAACCAGGGTTATTCTCTAATATGAATATGAGGATGAATATGAGGATGGGTGCCCGCATCCCGCAGTCTCTGCAGACTGGTGGTGCTGCTGATTACCTGTCACTGTCCAGCTGTGATGCTGGTT CGATGGAAATGAGTCGTCATTCTGCAAGGATGTTGGATG AAAGCCGCTCGCTCAAGCAGCCACCCACAGACCCTTTGCTGCAGTTGGTCTCCCTCCAGAAGGCATGTGGCTGCTGGGGGCTGGATCCAGCTCTGGCTACTGCACTGGGAAAGACCagtgaggaggtggagaaaacTAAACCTGCATCG GTGAGCCAGGAAGTGTGGGCCACCATTCTGGCTCTGATCTGGCTTCATGGTTTCAAGATGGATGCTCAGGAAGAGTGGGAGCTTCTGGCCATGAAGGCTGTGTCATGGCTCCGTGCTCAGAATG caccgtgtgtgacagagtgtgtggaAGCTGGAAATGCACTGTTGGGTTGCAACGTGCAGAAAGACGCCCTGGGACTCTGA